One genomic window of Thioclava sp. GXIMD4216 includes the following:
- a CDS encoding methyltransferase domain-containing protein has translation MTTPPLLTDRPALDRQRLRARARGLDAFLQEEAVADLQERLIEVNRTFTSPALIAAFPEIWTPVLPDAKIVPDAEVLDLEEGAHDLVVHAFALHWANDPVGQIVQAMRALKPDGLFIGILFGGQTLHELRAALAEAEAAVTGGLSPRVVPMGEVRDLGALLQRVGLALPVADSVTRDVAYTNPMRLFADLRAMGETNALAGRRRHFTRRAVLMRALDIYLAHYADAEGRIHATFETIWLTGWTPHESQQQPLRPGSARRRLADALGTFELPTGEKPV, from the coding sequence ATGACGACACCTCCGCTTCTGACCGACCGCCCCGCCCTTGACCGCCAACGCCTGCGTGCGCGGGCGCGCGGGCTTGATGCGTTTTTGCAAGAAGAGGCGGTGGCCGATCTTCAGGAAAGGCTGATCGAGGTTAATAGAACCTTTACATCGCCCGCCCTGATTGCGGCTTTCCCCGAAATCTGGACCCCTGTGCTACCTGATGCCAAGATCGTGCCCGATGCCGAGGTGCTTGACCTTGAAGAGGGGGCGCATGATCTGGTGGTGCACGCCTTTGCGCTGCATTGGGCCAATGATCCGGTGGGGCAGATCGTGCAGGCGATGCGGGCGCTCAAACCTGACGGGCTGTTCATCGGCATCCTGTTCGGTGGCCAGACCCTGCATGAATTGCGCGCGGCACTGGCCGAAGCCGAAGCCGCGGTGACAGGTGGCCTCAGTCCGCGTGTCGTTCCGATGGGAGAGGTGCGCGATCTGGGGGCGCTCCTGCAGCGTGTCGGGCTGGCCCTGCCGGTGGCCGATAGTGTCACCCGCGACGTGGCCTATACCAATCCGATGCGGCTGTTTGCAGACCTGCGCGCGATGGGTGAAACCAATGCATTGGCCGGTCGCAGGCGGCACTTCACCCGCCGCGCGGTCCTGATGCGGGCGCTGGACATCTATCTTGCGCATTATGCCGATGCGGAAGGGCGTATCCATGCGACCTTCGAGACGATCTGGTTGACGGGATGGACGCCGCATGAAAGCCAGCAGCAGCCGCTACGTCCGGGATCGGCCCGCAGGCGGCTGGCCGATGCGCTCGGGACGTTCGAACTGCCGACCGGCGAGAAACCCGTCTAA
- a CDS encoding ComF family protein: MIRPKSNSEAPRRPEAIAGLRRQARAALRLIYPPLCIACQAPVSEEGVLCPDCWPRTGFIRGLSCETCGAPLPGQSDRIEQCDACLRTPPPWDKARAALRYDGTARAMILGFKHGDRTELARPFGRWMAEAGRDILDETCLLVPVPLHRFRLIRRKYNQAALLAQALARETGGELCVDLLRRIRMTPPQEGLDRKQRAENVAGVFALHPKRADRAKGRKIVLIDDVMTSGATLRAAYDAVRPLDAPKIYVLCLARVAKDP, encoded by the coding sequence ATGATAAGGCCGAAGAGTAATTCCGAAGCGCCCCGAAGACCAGAGGCGATTGCAGGGCTGCGCCGTCAGGCACGGGCGGCTCTGCGTCTGATCTACCCGCCGCTATGCATCGCCTGTCAGGCACCGGTCTCAGAGGAAGGCGTGCTGTGCCCTGACTGCTGGCCCCGAACGGGGTTCATTCGCGGGCTGTCCTGCGAGACCTGCGGTGCCCCTCTCCCCGGCCAGTCGGACCGCATCGAACAATGCGACGCCTGCCTGCGCACTCCGCCCCCTTGGGACAAAGCGCGCGCCGCCCTGCGCTATGACGGGACCGCCCGCGCCATGATCCTGGGCTTCAAACATGGCGACCGCACCGAACTTGCCCGTCCTTTCGGGCGCTGGATGGCCGAGGCGGGGCGGGATATTCTGGACGAGACCTGTCTTCTGGTGCCCGTTCCGCTGCATCGCTTCCGGCTGATCAGGCGCAAATACAATCAGGCCGCGCTTCTGGCGCAGGCTCTCGCCCGCGAGACAGGCGGCGAACTCTGTGTCGATCTGCTCCGGCGCATCAGGATGACCCCGCCGCAAGAGGGACTGGACCGCAAACAGCGCGCCGAGAATGTGGCAGGCGTCTTTGCCCTGCATCCGAAACGGGCAGATCGGGCGAAAGGCCGCAAGATCGTTCTGATTGATGACGTGATGACCTCGGGTGCCACATTACGCGCCGCCTATGATGCGGTACGACCTTTAGATGCACCCAAGATATATGTCCTGTGCCTTGCCCGCGTTGCAAAAGATCCCTAG
- the hemH gene encoding ferrochelatase, with the protein MPKPANPRLSHAPADHPAVPTAKIGVLVANLGTPDGTDYWSMRRYLGEFLSDKRVIDIPNWKWQPLLQLIILSKRPFTSGANYKTIWNNEANESPLMTITKQQVAKLKQSMAALYGDRVEVDFCMRYGNPSTRSVVDRMVKNGCEKILFFPLYPHYAGATSATANDAFFKALMTQKRQPAARVVPEYFDRPNYIEALAQSVLNAYPDGAQPDVLVCSYHGMPKRYLMEGDPYHCQCQKTTRLLRERLGWDKDRIHTTFQSVFGTEEWLRPYTVEHVAELARAGKKRIAVISPAFSADCIETLEEIKGEICEAFEHAGGESFTYIPCLNDGDAHIALLSEVIEENLQGWIHRL; encoded by the coding sequence ATGCCGAAGCCAGCCAATCCGCGCTTGAGCCATGCGCCTGCCGACCACCCTGCGGTGCCTACGGCCAAGATCGGTGTCCTTGTGGCCAATCTGGGCACTCCGGATGGAACGGATTACTGGTCGATGCGCCGGTATCTGGGCGAATTTCTCTCGGACAAGCGCGTTATCGATATTCCGAACTGGAAATGGCAACCGCTTTTGCAGCTGATTATCCTGTCCAAGCGCCCCTTCACCTCGGGGGCGAATTACAAGACGATCTGGAATAACGAGGCCAATGAAAGCCCGTTAATGACGATCACCAAACAGCAGGTGGCCAAGCTGAAGCAATCGATGGCGGCGCTTTATGGCGACCGCGTCGAGGTGGATTTCTGTATGCGCTACGGCAATCCTTCGACCCGATCCGTGGTGGACCGGATGGTGAAGAACGGCTGCGAGAAGATCCTGTTCTTCCCGCTGTATCCGCATTACGCGGGGGCGACCTCGGCCACGGCCAATGATGCGTTTTTCAAGGCGCTGATGACCCAGAAACGGCAGCCTGCCGCGCGCGTCGTTCCGGAATATTTCGACCGCCCGAACTATATAGAGGCTCTGGCCCAATCGGTGCTGAACGCCTATCCAGACGGGGCACAGCCCGATGTGCTGGTCTGCTCCTATCATGGCATGCCCAAGCGGTATCTGATGGAAGGCGACCCCTATCACTGTCAGTGCCAGAAGACGACGCGCCTTCTGCGCGAGCGGCTGGGCTGGGACAAAGACCGCATCCACACCACCTTCCAGTCGGTTTTTGGCACCGAGGAATGGTTGCGCCCCTATACTGTCGAACATGTGGCCGAACTGGCCCGCGCGGGCAAAAAGCGTATCGCTGTCATTTCGCCCGCGTTTTCGGCCGATTGCATCGAGACCCTCGAAGAGATCAAGGGCGAGATCTGCGAGGCTTTCGAACATGCGGGTGGCGAAAGCTTTACCTATATCCCCTGTCTCAATGACGGTGATGCCCATATCGCGCTGCTGAGCGAGGTCATCGAGGAGAATTTGCAGGGCTGGATCCACCGCCTCTGA
- a CDS encoding CAP domain-containing protein: MKALPILALLMALGACATTSNDVQLAPDGKPMPKVYRITKKDAEVIPSRALEAVNSLRAARGTGPMQLNTQLAIAATVHSKDMAKQNRPWHWGSDGSSPLDRAKRAGFYGEVVGENISETYETETETLSAWMSDPETRDVILNPAATEMGFAWYQEPSGKIWWTMLTGR; encoded by the coding sequence ATGAAAGCACTTCCTATCCTTGCGTTGCTGATGGCTCTCGGGGCCTGCGCGACCACTTCAAACGATGTGCAGCTGGCTCCCGATGGGAAGCCGATGCCGAAAGTCTATCGGATCACCAAAAAGGATGCCGAGGTGATCCCGAGCCGCGCGCTCGAGGCGGTCAACAGCCTGCGCGCCGCCCGTGGTACCGGCCCGATGCAGCTGAACACACAGCTGGCGATCGCTGCCACGGTGCATAGCAAGGACATGGCCAAGCAGAACCGGCCGTGGCATTGGGGCTCGGACGGGTCCTCGCCCCTGGATCGTGCAAAACGCGCGGGCTTCTATGGCGAAGTCGTGGGCGAGAATATCTCGGAGACCTATGAAACCGAGACCGAAACCCTTTCGGCTTGGATGAGCGATCCGGAGACCCGCGATGTGATCCTCAATCCGGCGGCCACCGAGATGGGCTTTGCCTGGTATCAGGAGCCGTCGGGCAAGATCTGGTGGACCATGTTGACCGGGCGCTGA
- the grxC gene encoding glutaredoxin 3 — MKRVEIYTTRTCPYCIAAKRLLDKKGVAYEETDVGADPDLRLAMTNRAGGKRSVPQIFIGDIHVGGCDDLHALDAKGQLDPMLAG; from the coding sequence ATGAAACGCGTCGAGATTTACACCACCCGGACCTGCCCCTATTGCATCGCCGCCAAGCGGCTTCTGGACAAGAAAGGCGTGGCTTATGAAGAAACCGATGTCGGTGCCGATCCCGACCTGCGTCTGGCGATGACCAATCGCGCGGGTGGCAAACGGTCCGTGCCGCAGATCTTCATCGGCGATATCCATGTGGGTGGCTGCGACGACCTGCATGCGCTGGATGCCAAGGGTCAGCTTGACCCGATGCTGGCCGGTTAA
- a CDS encoding site-specific DNA-methyltransferase, which produces MTKAKSRAAQADLPLNQILAGDCIAQMNALPENSVDLIFADPPYNLQLKGELHRPDNSKVDAVDDAWDQFDSFAAYDAFTRDWLAAARRILKPNGAIWVIGSYHNVFRMGAELQNQGFWIMNDVVWRKSNPMPNFRGKRFTNAHETLIWASKSENAKPTFNYEALKALNEGVQMRSDWVIPICTGGERLKDDMGNKAHPTQKPEALLHRVIIATTNPGDVILDPFFGTGTTGAVAKMLGRNYIGIEREEAYREAATKRLARTRKLDAEVLEVTTSKRAEPRVPFGQLVERGMLRPGEELVSQGNRYTAKVRADGTLIGKDIKGSIHQVGAQLEGAPSCNGWTYWHYKRDGKLVPIDALRQQIRDEMGGRIN; this is translated from the coding sequence ATGACAAAAGCGAAATCGCGGGCGGCGCAGGCCGATCTCCCGCTCAATCAGATCTTGGCAGGCGACTGCATCGCACAGATGAACGCCCTTCCGGAAAACAGCGTAGATCTGATTTTTGCAGACCCGCCTTACAATCTTCAGCTCAAGGGCGAGCTTCACCGCCCCGACAATTCCAAGGTCGATGCCGTCGATGACGCATGGGACCAGTTCGACAGTTTCGCCGCCTATGACGCGTTCACCCGCGACTGGCTGGCCGCCGCGCGCCGTATCCTCAAGCCCAACGGGGCGATCTGGGTGATCGGGTCGTATCACAACGTGTTCCGCATGGGCGCAGAGCTGCAGAACCAGGGCTTCTGGATCATGAATGATGTGGTCTGGCGCAAATCGAACCCGATGCCCAATTTCCGCGGCAAGCGCTTCACCAATGCGCATGAGACCCTGATCTGGGCCTCGAAATCCGAAAATGCCAAGCCGACCTTCAATTACGAGGCGCTCAAGGCGCTGAATGAAGGCGTGCAGATGCGCTCGGATTGGGTGATCCCGATCTGCACCGGCGGCGAACGTCTGAAGGACGATATGGGCAATAAAGCCCATCCGACCCAGAAGCCCGAAGCCCTTCTGCACCGTGTGATCATCGCCACGACCAATCCGGGGGATGTGATCCTTGACCCGTTCTTCGGCACCGGCACCACGGGCGCTGTCGCCAAGATGCTGGGCCGCAACTATATCGGGATCGAGCGCGAGGAAGCCTACCGCGAGGCCGCGACCAAACGTCTGGCCCGTACCCGCAAGCTGGATGCCGAGGTGCTGGAAGTCACCACCTCGAAACGCGCCGAACCCCGTGTGCCTTTCGGTCAGCTGGTCGAGCGCGGCATGTTGCGTCCGGGCGAGGAACTGGTGAGCCAGGGCAACCGCTACACTGCCAAGGTCCGTGCCGATGGCACGCTGATCGGCAAGGATATCAAAGGCTCGATCCATCAGGTGGGCGCACAGCTTGAAGGCGCGCCTTCGTGCAATGGCTGGACCTATTGGCATTACAAGCGCGATGGCAAACTGGTGCCGATCGACGCGCTGCGCCAGCAGATCCGTGATGAGATGGGTGGCCGGATCAACTGA
- a CDS encoding ribonuclease HII gives MNTKTSPDYSFEAAAHARGFVSVAGVDEVGRGPLCGPVTAAAVILDPAHIPEGLNDSKKLSAKRRAELVEAIKAHAIWCVAHASVEEIDALNIYHASHLAMVRAVEGLSQQADHALVDGNRVPKDLRISAEPIVKGDGRSVSIAAASILAKEERDALMVSLAQQYPQYGWEQNAGYPTAQHLAALQEFGVTPVHRKSFKPVHNILCQVKI, from the coding sequence ATGAACACAAAAACTTCCCCCGATTATTCCTTCGAGGCCGCGGCGCATGCCCGCGGCTTTGTCTCTGTGGCTGGTGTCGACGAGGTCGGACGCGGGCCGCTTTGTGGCCCCGTAACGGCGGCGGCGGTCATTCTGGACCCCGCCCATATCCCCGAGGGGCTCAATGATTCCAAAAAACTCAGCGCCAAACGCCGCGCCGAGTTGGTCGAGGCGATCAAGGCACATGCTATATGGTGTGTGGCCCATGCCAGCGTCGAGGAAATCGACGCGCTCAATATCTACCACGCCTCGCATCTTGCGATGGTGCGCGCCGTGGAGGGGCTGTCGCAACAGGCCGACCACGCGCTTGTTGACGGGAATCGCGTGCCGAAAGATCTCCGGATCAGCGCGGAACCGATCGTCAAAGGTGACGGGCGCTCGGTGTCGATTGCGGCGGCCTCGATCCTTGCCAAAGAGGAACGCGATGCGCTGATGGTGTCGCTGGCGCAACAGTATCCACAGTATGGCTGGGAGCAGAACGCAGGTTACCCTACGGCGCAACATCTTGCCGCCCTTCAGGAATTTGGTGTGACCCCAGTACATCGGAAAAGCTTCAAGCCCGTCCACAATATCTTGTGCCAAGTCAAAATATAG
- the otsB gene encoding trehalose-phosphatase, which translates to MMEYRTKVPPLDCSDTALFLDFDGTLVDIAPTPDAVVLPADLGLLLCRLEEATGGALAIVSGRSLNELEGFLRGFDGVMVGSHGSEARGMTPPLETLPEGLEAAQTEMRDYAASRGLLYEHKSMGAAIHFRNRPDAGPEVRAFIDRLAITNPRFEVQPAKMAYELRPAGFSKDGALQLLSDLPAFLGRRPVYIGDDTTDEPALDWAETHGGFGIKVGEGASCASQRLPDPAAVLEWLRAGGAR; encoded by the coding sequence ATGATGGAATATCGCACCAAAGTGCCACCGCTCGATTGCTCTGACACAGCTCTTTTTCTCGATTTCGATGGAACATTGGTCGATATAGCCCCCACACCGGATGCCGTGGTGCTTCCGGCGGATCTGGGGCTTTTGCTGTGCCGTCTGGAAGAGGCGACGGGAGGGGCGCTTGCAATCGTATCGGGCCGTTCTCTCAACGAGCTAGAAGGCTTCCTGCGAGGCTTCGACGGCGTCATGGTCGGCTCGCACGGGTCGGAAGCGCGCGGCATGACGCCCCCGCTGGAGACCCTGCCCGAAGGGCTGGAGGCCGCCCAGACCGAAATGCGTGATTATGCCGCGTCGCGCGGGCTGCTTTACGAGCACAAATCGATGGGGGCCGCGATCCATTTCCGCAACCGTCCCGATGCAGGGCCGGAAGTGCGGGCCTTCATCGACCGGCTGGCGATCACCAATCCGCGTTTCGAGGTCCAGCCCGCGAAAATGGCCTATGAGCTGCGTCCGGCAGGGTTTTCCAAAGATGGCGCGCTTCAGCTTCTGTCGGACCTTCCCGCCTTTCTTGGCCGTCGACCGGTTTATATCGGCGATGACACCACCGACGAACCCGCGCTGGACTGGGCCGAGACCCACGGCGGCTTCGGCATCAAGGTCGGTGAGGGTGCAAGCTGTGCAAGCCAGCGCCTGCCCGACCCTGCCGCCGTTCTGGAATGGCTACGGGCGGGAGGGGCGCGCTAG
- a CDS encoding trehalose-6-phosphate synthase yields MQASACPTLPPFWNGYGREGRARMGRLICISNRIPSGPNPSGGLVVALHDTIKETGGIWIGTSGEIVDTPENTLHEITDGPFRRMAFDLTEAEQENYYFGFSNQVLWPLFHGRTDLLEIHAEYLDSYKEVNRRFAKMLIEVIEPEDRIWVHDYHLIPLALYLRQLGAKNRMGFFLHTPFPNPITLHALPNAEDVCEWLANYEVVGMQSERDARAAIACLTEIAGAQELAGGFVQLGERQCRVAAFPIAIDAQEFRHLAEEQIDRLPAGVIKPDRRLIIGVDRLDYTKGVPQRFKAFGEFLSRHEEWHRHVSLIQISPPTREGVEAYDNIREETEHLSGQVNGQFADIQWAPIRFINRPVPRETLAGLYRAAQIALVTPLMDGMNLVAKEFVAAQNPEDPGVLILSQFAGAAEQMDDALIVNPHDIEQMATAIMTALAMPLQDRRRHHEALMDVLLTKDVSWWSKGFLTALG; encoded by the coding sequence GTGCAAGCCAGCGCCTGCCCGACCCTGCCGCCGTTCTGGAATGGCTACGGGCGGGAGGGGCGCGCTAGGATGGGACGGCTGATCTGTATCTCGAACCGCATCCCTTCCGGTCCCAATCCCTCGGGCGGTCTGGTTGTTGCACTGCATGACACGATCAAGGAAACAGGGGGGATCTGGATCGGCACATCGGGGGAGATCGTGGACACCCCCGAGAACACCTTGCATGAAATCACCGACGGTCCCTTCCGCCGCATGGCCTTCGACCTGACCGAGGCCGAACAGGAGAATTATTATTTCGGCTTTTCCAATCAGGTGCTCTGGCCGCTGTTTCACGGACGGACAGACCTGCTGGAGATCCATGCCGAATATCTCGACAGCTATAAGGAAGTGAACCGCCGCTTTGCCAAGATGCTGATCGAGGTGATCGAACCCGAGGACCGGATCTGGGTGCATGATTATCACCTGATCCCGCTGGCGCTGTATCTGCGCCAGTTGGGGGCGAAGAACCGGATGGGCTTTTTCCTGCATACGCCCTTTCCCAATCCGATCACGCTGCATGCCCTGCCAAATGCCGAAGATGTCTGCGAATGGCTGGCCAATTACGAGGTGGTCGGCATGCAATCCGAACGCGATGCCCGCGCCGCCATTGCCTGCCTGACCGAGATCGCGGGCGCGCAGGAGCTTGCGGGCGGCTTCGTACAGCTTGGCGAGCGGCAATGCCGTGTTGCCGCCTTCCCGATTGCCATCGATGCGCAGGAATTCCGCCATCTGGCCGAAGAGCAGATCGACCGCTTGCCCGCAGGGGTAATCAAGCCGGACCGGCGGCTGATCATCGGGGTCGACCGGCTTGATTACACCAAGGGCGTGCCGCAACGGTTCAAGGCTTTTGGCGAGTTCCTGTCGCGCCATGAGGAATGGCACCGCCATGTCTCGCTGATCCAGATCAGCCCGCCCACCCGCGAAGGGGTGGAGGCCTATGACAATATCCGTGAAGAGACCGAGCATCTCTCGGGGCAGGTCAACGGCCAGTTCGCGGATATCCAGTGGGCGCCGATCCGGTTCATCAACCGTCCTGTTCCACGGGAAACACTGGCGGGGCTGTATCGGGCGGCCCAGATCGCGCTGGTCACGCCGCTGATGGACGGGATGAACCTTGTGGCCAAGGAATTCGTGGCAGCCCAGAACCCCGAGGATCCGGGCGTTCTGATCCTGTCGCAATTTGCCGGTGCGGCCGAGCAGATGGATGATGCGCTGATCGTCAATCCGCATGATATCGAGCAGATGGCCACCGCCATCATGACCGCACTGGCCATGCCGCTGCAGGATCGCCGGCGCCACCACGAAGCCCTGATGGATGTGCTTCTGACCAAAGATGTCAGCTGGTGGTCGAAAGGGTTTCTGACCGCGCTGGGTTAG
- a CDS encoding L,D-transpeptidase family protein: MQRRTLLSGLGAMALLSACGDSSKFKNYEGAPVTQIQVFKKDRKMYLFSGDQIVKTYDIALGGQPVGPKQFEGDGKTPEGVYYIDWRNPNSAYHLSLRVSYPNPQQISFAESQGRKPGGDIFIHGQAGANKGRGKDWTAGCIAVNDKQIEEIYSMVLTGTPIFIYP, from the coding sequence ATGCAACGCAGAACGCTTCTTTCGGGCCTTGGCGCAATGGCCCTTCTGTCGGCATGTGGCGACAGTTCGAAGTTCAAGAATTACGAAGGCGCGCCGGTGACACAGATTCAGGTCTTCAAGAAAGACCGCAAGATGTATCTGTTCTCGGGCGACCAGATCGTCAAGACCTATGACATTGCTCTGGGCGGCCAACCGGTTGGTCCCAAGCAGTTCGAAGGTGACGGCAAAACCCCCGAAGGGGTCTATTACATCGACTGGCGCAATCCCAATTCCGCCTATCACCTGTCTCTGCGCGTGTCCTATCCGAACCCGCAGCAGATCTCCTTCGCTGAAAGTCAGGGCCGCAAACCGGGCGGAGATATCTTCATTCACGGGCAGGCAGGGGCCAATAAGGGCCGCGGCAAGGACTGGACCGCAGGCTGTATTGCCGTGAATGATAAACAGATCGAGGAAATCTATTCGATGGTGCTGACCGGCACCCCGATCTTTATCTACCCCTAA
- a CDS encoding MarR family winged helix-turn-helix transcriptional regulator encodes MSEQFDPLAAALFSEVFMADQLARNVVSRVLPKGMELSHFSVLNHLAYLSEERTPAQLAATFHVTRGAMTNTLSKLVWAGHVHIRPDWDDARRKFVSISPAGKSARDAAFAALMPVITDIVRDIGPEKVRQALPVMRELRAKLEAVGQNGK; translated from the coding sequence GTGAGCGAGCAATTCGACCCTCTTGCGGCAGCCCTGTTTTCCGAGGTTTTCATGGCCGACCAGCTGGCGCGCAACGTCGTCAGCCGTGTGCTGCCCAAGGGCATGGAGCTGTCGCATTTCTCGGTGCTCAACCATCTGGCCTATCTGTCGGAAGAGCGCACACCGGCCCAGCTTGCGGCGACCTTCCATGTGACGCGTGGCGCGATGACCAATACCCTGTCCAAACTCGTCTGGGCGGGGCATGTGCATATCCGTCCCGACTGGGATGATGCGCGGCGCAAATTCGTGTCGATCAGCCCGGCAGGGAAATCCGCCCGCGACGCCGCCTTTGCGGCGCTGATGCCGGTGATCACCGATATCGTGCGCGACATCGGGCCGGAAAAAGTGCGTCAGGCGCTGCCCGTCATGCGCGAATTGCGCGCCAAGTTGGAAGCTGTCGGGCAGAACGGCAAATAA